Genomic segment of Nothobranchius furzeri strain GRZ-AD chromosome 12, NfurGRZ-RIMD1, whole genome shotgun sequence:
GATCCAACACCTCCAGGGTTCTGCTGGATGCCACTGCAACTGCCAGCATGGATGCAATTTGGTCTCCTGCAGGTAGAACCAGAActaaagaaccagaaccagaactatgtttttactttctttgaaattggatgtgctactactagtttacctgtttaattatagattcactaggataaatacaataaagtttatctctcaccaaatagaatatttactaacaaatcacaatgtaaccatagaaatattacttggtgtgtgtgtgtgtgtgtgtgtgtgtgcgtgcatgcatgctctgtcttctcgatccccagtgagtcgtggaggatggctgcttatactgagccaggattctctggaggtttcttcctgttaaaaggaagttttcctctccactgttgctaaatgcttgcttagtatgagggttgctgtaaagactctgacaccagttagtgactcgatgcaatttgctgggttccttacataggaagctttttactgattggcttaatgaactgacctgtattggaatgtttactgtgtgaagtaccttgagacgacacttgccgtgatttgacgctatagaaatcaacttgaattgaattaaaggaTTATTGAAAAAACAAGTGTGAATTCCTCATGCTGAGGCTGAGGTTGTTACCCAGCGGGTTGTAGTCCAGGTTCAGAACCCGAAGCTGTGAGCTGTGGGCCACCGCGATGGAGATCCGGGCCCAGCCTTTGGAGCTGATTCCTGGGTTAGCGCTGAGAGTCAGCTCCCtcagacctacacacacacagagacacacacttacacatggGTTGTAACGAGAAGTGAATTATGGGTAATTAACTGGTGAATAACAGGAAATTAAATGTTGTCGTAACTCTGAGGTTTCCTCAACAACTGGTTCTAGTATGTTCTAGCAGATTTTAACAGGTTCTAGCAGGTTTTAACTGGTTGTAGCAGGTTCTAGCGGGTTTTAACTGGTTCTAACAGGTTCTAGCGGGGttttaaccaagcccccacaacgcgactcaaaaattgagcccaaccggaagtaccaaaaattgctgttccaccctcatccgctgggggctggtgtcagaagcgagcaaatcctcattgactcccatgttaaaaataccaatttcacagcagaaataaacatgtttacagcctggtaccaaaacatgtttttggtttaaatgatctagtttacactcatgacaactctgaggggggtgaaattttttctcactcttctgtttaagtgtattaaaagcctaaaattctgtataattaatgagcatccgacccacgtgaccacagagctagatccgtggaaaggcctcagtagagcctcggtctggcctggaaactgttccggcattttgagtctctgtgtgtgtgtattcttttttggatattatttgtgcaattgttggacaaaatgacttgctgtggcattaatcgcactaatagagcatccaaggagtctccacttcatttttttcggtaaataaaattatatttatgtattttaggtcactgccgagctgagcttagattttaacatgtactgtttaactatgaaaTTTTTAttcaatagggtaaaacccagtgcatttaacataatgctgcactgtagaaaatgggttgaaatataacatgttggtggagctgggttccgactatcggcttgtggatctctcgggagaccgatgttttccacccggttctcccctaccCGCAGCAcgacgcatctgtctgatcgcggcttctgtctgctgtgcggctgccagcttgtggagctctcggagacctctgtgttccacccggttttacccagcggtcagcccggcgtatctctgactcagaagctctggtgttgtgcacagttaactccggttgtagctaggttgctacctccgttagctcagctcccacctccgcgttagctttgggttagcttcaggttagcttgtagctagttcgaccaggtgtcgtcagttgatcccagccttacagccccaccttcagctccacctctcttcccttttgtggaattgtctgggcttgacggaacctgtgacacagtcaaaatggcggtggtggccacctcccattttggcataaaaacgtgttattggagcctatggaaatgaattgtccagtatatatgtcaatggttttAACCAGTTCTAACAAGTTCTAGCGGGGTTTAAACAGATCCCAACGGTTCTAGTGGGTTTAAACAAGTTCTAGCATATTTTTACAGGTTCTAACAGGTTCTAGCGGGTTTAAACAAATTCTAACGGGTTCCAGCGGGTTTTAAACAGGTCCTAGCATATTTTTTTTACAAGATCTAACATATTTTAACAGGTTCTAGTAGGCTCTAGCGGGTTCTAGGTGTAGTCAGAAAGGTTCCTTTACAGAGGGCCTGACTAAAGCTGCACAACACCATGGGCCTCATTTATTAAACTCCGTTGAATCCTCACTAAAACACAGCAAAAAAAGTACTTCACAAACAAATCTTCCCACCCAAAAAACCCTGCGTGCACAATTCCTACTTTTTCCTCTTCTCGGGTGTTCATGGATCataccatggatgtaattttttttgggggggacaggggggacatgtccccctgactttttccaaagtcaagttttgacccctgcactttttaccatccaaaaacaatattatgctatattaaattgacactggttgagctctaggaccaagcgtaaaacaaccgtttgtgttgaagcctgtttccccttagaacatactgtaaagataccccccccccgtgtctcccccacttctaaagtgaagagagacgtgtgtgtgtgtgtgtgttgtgtgtgtgtgttgcgtgtgtgtgtgtgtgtgtgtgtgtgtgtgtgtgtgtgtgtgtgtgtgtgtgtgtgtgtgtgtgtgtgtgtgtgtgtgtgtgtgtgtgtgtgtgtgtgtgtgtgtgtgtgtgtgtgtgtgtgtgtgtgtgtgtgtgtgtgtgtgtgtttctacaggagggctgggacaaCATGGGGGTTGGGGTTTCGTAAGAGTGAGCAAAGGGGGACAggtgggtgatgtgggtgtaacaTGACGCCCGGCTCAGCAGCTTCTCATCTCTTTAATATTCAGGTTGGGAGTGAAACCAGACCTGTGTTGGGTTGGGTTAGCACCTGGCTCACCTTCAGGTCTGGATCAGGTTTTTGTTACAGGTCGCTGATTCTGAAACCGAACCAACTTTTTCTTTTAGAAGCACAGGAAAGCTGCATTCACTGACCTCTGGAAACTCAGTTTTCCAAACATGAAAGACAGAACCCAGGGAAGTCTAATGTCATCAATCCTGAAAGTTGTTGATGTCTTTCTCTCCGGTCTGGATAACTGTTTATCTCTGAAACAAAACAGACTTTCTCTATCCACACTGAGCTCCTTTTCTTCTGAGGGACCATTTGAAATTATTTACCTCTGTATCAGTGCTGCTGCGTTGGACTAAAGGCGGTTCTGATCCAGAGCTCTTCAGGTGTTTCTTACCAGACTTGGCGCCGTCCGGCGGCAGCATCCCACAGATCAGAGCCAGAGCCTCGTCCCCCAGCATGCAGTCTCCTAGGTCCAGACAGACTAGTGCCGGGTGGGTAGACAGGGCCGGATTCAGAGTCACCAAGCCCGCATCCTGCAGCGGGCTGCCATGGAGGCTAGCAGAGCGAGGACAAAGTGTCACCAACCAATCACGTCCCTTTTTCTGTCAATCATTCAAGAGTCGGTCTACTCACAACAGGGTCTGTAGGGAGCGGTTGGTCTTCAGGGCCTCGGCCAGGTGGCGTGTACGGCTGATGCTGGAGACCACACCTAGATTAAGGTTGAGCTGCGCCAGAGAGGTGGACGCTGCCACACTGCGGCAGACCTGTCCAAAGTCCCGGTCTGACAGCTGACAGCCgcggatggacagcaggtggactccATCGTCCTTCAGACTCTCACAAATGTCCTGGACCTCAGCTGAGGACAGCAACTCCCCAGTGATCTGGATGGAGGCTGGAAGCATCTGGACACCTGGGAGGAccacagggactgtggaggacaagaAGACACAATTTCACACAGTCTCCAGTTGTCCTCTGGCTGCTCTGGACATCTGAGACAGATTATGTTGGGCTACTGGAAACCCAGACCGCTGACGGGTCTAGACCAGTCCTAGTTCAGGGACCAGTCCTCGTTCAGGGACAGAACCAGATCATCTTGATGGAAAGACATTAGAGAAGGAAACTAACAATCATCTCAGGTGTCACATCAAACAATCAACGTTCAAAGACTTCTGATCAGCTGATCCAACACTGTTCATCAAACAACCAATTAACCTGACAAAGGAGATCAATCAATCAGCTTGCGCAGGAAGAGTCCAGACTGTCACGCGCTGATGTCATCATTACATGATTCCCCGCAGGCCACGCACCGGTTCTGATCCAAAGCGCCGGCTCACGGGACCGATGGATAGAAGTATTGATCGGTTATACGGGCAGCGATGCGTTGGGTCTGGGTGCTGCAGCCGGACAGGAGGAGGTCTGTCTGTCGGTGTGCTGAGCCCACGAGTCCCGGTGTTTCTGCAGATGAGCGTTACTACGAGACCAGAGAGAGGAGAGCGCGGTAGGAGAGCTCACTCTGAGCACTTTACCGGAGCCTGTTTAAAATACCAACAATTAATAAATCCTGTTTTGATGCTAATGTTCAAACTGTCATGGTCCAAAGTCACGATCTCCTTCACTCACGTGCCCACCAGACTGGTTTTGTTTATTATTAATGAGTCTGTAGATCTAAATCAAGATTTTCACTGCGTGAGTATCTAGAAGGAAACTGAACTTGAACTAGACGGAGCCAATCCTCTTGCACGACGTCACGTCCTGCTCAATCAGAGGAAAGTAGTCGATCTGCGTCAGACGCACGTTAAGGAGTGACGTCTGGACGCATACGGAAGTGTCAAAGCAGCAGCTGTAGCTAGCAGCGGCTAACAGCGGACAGAAAGGTAGGGACTCACCTGTAAACACACAGTCACATAAACAGACGCTAACTTACCAAGCTGCACATGAAAACAACGGCAGGTAGCTGGGCCAGCGCCAGGCCGCGTTTCCGTGCGGTTCTGTCGGGACAGCAGTGGGTGAGACCCACCTGAGCAGAGCCGAAGCGAATGCTACCGTTTAGCTTCCGAGTCGCAGTCCTGTCCTAAGCTGCGCTAATACTACAACCGTGAAGACAAAGATCCGGGAAGACCAGTTGCATGCTGGTTAACCCTGCTGCCCTACATGCTGGACACTGCTGTCTTAGTCCATTTGTGTCTCCTCAGTCATTCTGTCCCCGTGTCTTCACAGAGAGCTTTCTGTCCTCTGTGGATGGAAGTGTGCAGCTCAGCGATGGGACCAGAGAGAGTCTTGCCGAGGTCTGAGGACGAGCTGGGGGAGGACGAGCGTCCCGTGGACGGAGCTGTGCTGCCTACTGGGGCTGTGTGGGGGGGCGGGGGGGAGGATGGGGCAGAGATGGAGCTGGATGGAGAGGaggtagaggaagaggaagaggtgaGCAGCGGAGGATACTATTACCAGCCTTTAAACCAGGAGCCAGAAGGTCCTAACAGCAGCCAACACCACGAGGACACCGGGGAGGACAGAGAAGAGGTGTCCCACTCTGAGCAGCTGCAGCAGGTGCAGCACAGATTAGAGGTGAGGGAGCTGCATTTTCTGACTGGGTCCATTCAAAGTGATAAGAGGACAAGGACAGGAAGGTGTCTTCGTCTCagctgtctctttctgcaggtgatGGGTCTACATCTCCCTGAAGCTCCACTATCTGACAGTGAGGAAGAGGATGATCCAGAGGGAGCAGCAGCCCAGAGGAGCAGAGCCTCCATCCCCATGGATGCTGGTGAGACGTCTACATGTCCTCCATTTGTCTTTTGTCCAGACCCTTTTCAATCAAGAAGAATCTCGCAGCAGGGCCGAGCTCAAATTGTGGCGGTGTCAGCCAGCCACGGCAGCCACGAGATTTCTGGCAACAGTCACCACAGACGTATATAAGGAGGTTCCCTGTGAACTGGCGCTGCctataaggagcctaagtctacttctgaaccatgggtccccagaagaacaacaaaaatgaatgcaagtcaacggggctaaaaacgctattttctaattccgcttgttttgtgccatggatttcacatttgatgtctgtgaattttaaagatgcattttgataccaagaacgcttattttcaaacgagaacgttattttaagttttgtgtgaaaataagtgaaggactacaaatgcgcttcactaaAGTGACATCatgaaaccagacacggagaaaaacagggaaaatggctgtaagttcagcaaacttcaaatccttctttcaggggaaccttaaatctggccatgtggtacgtAGCTATGCTagtggagaggagattctgtggtgacgtctagggttgtcacgatactaaaatttcaaactcgattcgatactggaaaAAAACCTcggtactcgatttcgatactatttaaaaacaccaatttattgaacaagtttattcaaaaataacattcctcaatttatattgcaaaaattaaatgttaagaattaagtgtataaagtgcttaaacctttcaagtatcagcattttttttaaacgtgcatacaaaaactggtgaaagttaacactttaaatcatgaatggtctcactatatatacactatttgcagagtgatgttttgctgcttaaactctgtttaaggtgcatttttgtcataagatttaatgccatatgttttgttctgtacttttgaacaactctgttggtcaataaagggagaaaacaatttctccacagtaggacaaaggtacatctaccggtaatcttaataaaaacagattggcgcacggcagtgacgtcattaaaagcgccggttagattagctgcagctagtctgttcacgcctagaaatcccagaccagacccgctccaaacgaacaggagaatcacgttaatgattcctaacaaaacctttcgacatgaagatgttttggtgcagataatgtcttatttcgaggctgcaccatgggtgcccgtccgcacccgttatatggatatacactgatggcgattcgccgatggatctaaataccccggggaatccaagtagcaccaaagttgtcagcgtgaggaaacaaacgtactgcatgctagaaattaagtccgggttgcaaaaaacgggagttttcctttaagcacataagcgtgaatatacaactacgtgtcggacttggtatgctaattaagttgggctgtgaagcgcctcccaagttcgctgtttatgtttttgtttatttatttggcagacaaaacttggatcggagacaactcgcgtgggaaattgtaatgtagccatgcggcgtcttcttctgtttgtctgggaggcggaggctgctttacggcatctggctgtcgtgcgtgtcggtgtacttgaagaaggctgtgtataatagtccataatatcgataccacagggatggaatatctaacttagataccacttttagtatcgatttgaggtatcgatttttttgacaacactgtcacgtgccgatgtctgatttgtagtcatgctaattaagcaaataaatctcaaagtttgtTACTGACATGGTCAAAATACCCATCAttagtacaacatgtgtgatccagggcctaaggcaaagcgggttGGAAAATAGCTCGTTTTGCCctgctgacttgcattcattttttcattttccCGGGGATCCACGaaccgaccagaaagggaggagactaaagcttggtttatgcttggcacatttactttctgcttggtgatgcggctcgcggatggagcgcgcttcacaacttgcagcgtttatggttcaggcggcttgtctctgcggtgagccaatattctcccaaactgtagggggcagcatggagctctacagcatgcatccaacactacaccatagtagaagtagaaattattgttgtttacaacatggcattccagcatttttaacagcgtcctcttcttttccgacagtgcgagctgtttctctccatgaattattaacaacatgttgatcacggtgatctctgagagctgaatcatacgtatttatgaacctctgccatactagttcttgccggtccgccatgtttttccgcgtccgaccgtccgcgtggttagaaattttcctaggtgcgctttGCGGAaaatttgggccgtgcggagacgcggtggaggggcgtggttgttaaaatgacgcaatttcgccgcgcggagccgtcaAGCATTAACCAACCTTTACCAGGCGAGCTAATGCGCCAGTGACGTCATttgtatctgtaccatttaagaacggtttagagggcgatgcctgagcgtgaacgcgcatgaagcagcctgctcgacccgagcagctctctttttctgtgattttacagaaaaataggcaatcacagtaaaaatgccagggctcatttcacaggaccagggcattgcaggagaatgtatgaagaagaaatttattatttatatacatgttttggttgtcaaacttccataatgccctttTAAGTGATGAATAATATCTGATAATTCCTCTAAAGAGACAAGTTCAAATTGGCACCAGGAGGAAAAGCACTGaggtcagaaacagaaaaaaaaaattaaatagagGACCTAATCTCCTGGACTTTAAGAAAAAAGCTTGGAATTTGTCACATAAGTTTTGTGAGGGAGCAACACCACTGTCACTTCTTGGATTAACAATACTGTTAAAAACTTTAATAAGAACCTGGGGTCTATGGCTGTTTGCGAGTACCAGGTTACACACAAACTGAGATTTTGCTGATTTTACACAGTTTTGAAAAGCAGACAAACATTCCCGCGGCGACTGCAGAGACACATGCAAACCGTCCTTTTTCTACTTCCTTTCAGTGCGTCGGCACTCATGTCTGAGTGCACGGGTGGCACCATTCAGCCATGGCTCAGATTTTGGCTCAGAAATCTCATGGCTGCCGTGGCTAGCAGCTGGATATCCCGTGGCTAGCTGCAAACACCACTATTTGAGCCTGCTGTCTGTCCAACTCGAAAGTCGCATTGTTTCTTTTGATTTAAATTTAAGTGCAACAGGTGTGATTCGGGGTTTAAGGCGAAGCAGATTAGATAATAGCGTTCCCCATAAACTGACCAGATTGGGAGGAAATCTCCTATCAAATGTTTAAATTCCTGATCTGGTTCTGCATCTCTTGTTCCAGTTCTTCAGAACCTCTGAACCAGGCATCACCCATCTCAGTTTTTATTTCCAGCAGCCACACTTCCTGTGTTCTGGATCAGCACTTCTGCTGAATTCCGAGGGTGTTTCTCATTGTTAAAGAACCTCACCTCACCTTGCCTGCCTTGGCTGGGTTAGTTAGGgttagcagcagccagcctcttatGAGGACACAGTCAAAGAAAACTgtcaaatggaacagacttacctcGTTAGGTGACACATGAGGTAACGTTTTATTTCGTacatttcaatataaatgtatgaaggagcctttaactttttaattgtgtatacattggttaaattaaatatgtaagcaagttagtacctgctagccaccaaagatTCAACTACTAAGCAGCTAACCAACCACAGGTAACTGCTTTGGACGTAAAAAACAGCCCGACAGCTACAATTAGttcacttacatttaaactggaaatttgcccccaaagtacgtgctgctggctcctgattcgccatccttttgaaaatacagtgcTGTATTCTGGTAAATGTTTGACAGAGAAAAGgcaacaagacacctcccatgtatccttgctcagctagctaaacggctaacaaacggaggacAGATGCCTCTGTAGCACATGAACATAACACAccatggtggttcctgatgacgtattttctaggcaactggggcgggatcaaggcgaggttccttgacattgagaaaactCAGAGTCCTTTAATAATCCATTTTCCTCTCCTTTTCTGTTTGCTGACATCACTTCCTTTCTCCTGCAGATCATGTGGAGCTGGTGAAAAGGACCATGGCAAGCGTGGCGCTGCCATCTCTCGGTGTGCCACTGTGGGCGCAGGAGATCTCTGACGACCAATGGAAGGACATGGTCCAGCACACACTACAGAGCCGACAGAGTTCTGCTGGGCTGTGGCTAACGCGCCGGAGCAACATCTAGGAACCCTGAACTTACTGGGACCACAGGACAATTAAATCTTGAACGATCCATTCCTCCAAACTTCTTGCAGAGCCTGAATGGCATCGATTAGCCTAAAAATGTGCCGCAGTGAGCCTTGAATGCAGCGCCCTGGAGAGTTCATTAGCTTGCTTGATCTCCAGCTGCCCGTTGTTCTGATTCTGGATGGAATTTGGATTCAAAAGGTAAAACCAGGAACTGAGAGGCTGATGTTTTCAGGTGATCGGTTATACATTCAGTTAGTCTTGATCCAGTTCTGAGCTTTTACTGTCCTGATGGTTGATTTAACGTTGGTCTTGTGATCAATCAGCACTTTATTGCTTCAAAAAGTCAAAACATGAGTGTCGCTCTGATTGGTCAACGAGTGAAAGCCggtctgtttttattttgaatttgtaACTTAACATTTGGATCAGAACCTGCCAGTCCAGTTCTGGTAATCCAACTCCTGAGTGtaaaatgatcttcctttattaaAGTCTGTGAAAGAACCAAACGGCTCAGATGGGTTTGGTTTATTTGTTCTGTACATACATCTGTACAAAATCAGCTCTCACATGAAGTAAACATATGTACACGACAGGAAGCAGcgttcacgtgtcaccacttgagcGCACGTAGCCGTCTGCTGTCACGCGGCCCATGCGTGCGCGCCGCTGGACCAATATGGAGCAGCTCCTGGACGCGGATAAGGTGTTTAAACTTCTGATACTGGTGATGGGCGGGGCTATCACAGCTGATGAAATGGTCATTTGGTTCTGATTAACTTCTCTGAAGAACACGCCCACTCAATAGATGGAAGAGCTTTgatgaacaaaacaaaaaaggtcaCGAGAGCGTGGCCAATGGGGAGAGTTCAGATGGCTCCGCCCACCTCAGTGAGTTCTCAAAAATACTGGAGACAATAAAAATATTGTCTCAGCTATTTGAACAACTTCACATTCAGAGAAACAGGAAGTTGAACATTTCTGCTGGTCATGTGACATCAGCTCAACACAAACTATAAAGCCAGAAAGATCTGTGTGTTTACATTTCAGCTCATAGTTCTGCCTTCATCACACTGTTCAGTATTTAACTTGGTTATGGTGGGCCACGCCTCCTCAGCAGAGTTCTGATTGGacatacagcgccttgtttggttgtaatgccttgttgaatgcactttataaataaaattggaatttACATTCAATATGTCTCAGTTCATCGGAAGCTGTAGCTCCAAGCTGACAGATGATTGGTTCGTTCAGGAAGGGGGCAGAACCACAGACCTGAGCTTCATTGTAGCAGGCCAGAGTTTCCCACTTCACCGAGTCTGGAAACTCAGCTCGACCTGCTTCACAGGCCACTATTTGAACCCGAGTCTACAGAAAGTTAGTTCAAACCTTAATCAGAACTGATGCCTGGGCACGTCCTGATGAAATCACTATTTGTGCAAACCATAACACTTTGAGGTAAGATCAGATTTTTTATTCCACTGAACATCTGGAGTGAGCCAAAATGACCATTTAT
This window contains:
- the lrrc73 gene encoding leucine-rich repeat-containing protein 73, with protein sequence MLPASIQITGELLSSAEVQDICESLKDDGVHLLSIRGCQLSDRDFGQVCRSVAASTSLAQLNLNLGVVSSISRTRHLAEALKTNRSLQTLFLHGSPLQDAGLVTLNPALSTHPALVCLDLGDCMLGDEALALICGMLPPDGAKSGLRELTLSANPGISSKGWARISIAVAHSSQLRVLNLDYNPLGDQIASMLAVAVASSRTLEVLDLEGTGLTNQSAQVFLDMVENYPTSLRVLILVENDISPELQQQIGDLLSEGEDDDDREAPPQLRGSVFSSALRPIRDKYHPPAWLPHSNSGPQMVMLTSGLGESLLAETEM
- the mea1 gene encoding male-enhanced antigen 1 isoform X1, encoding MLDTAVLVHLCLLSHSVPVSSQRAFCPLWMEVCSSAMGPERVLPRSEDELGEDERPVDGAVLPTGAVWGGGGEDGAEMELDGEEVEEEEEVSSGGYYYQPLNQEPEGPNSSQHHEDTGEDREEVSHSEQLQQVQHRLEVMGLHLPEAPLSDSEEEDDPEGAAAQRSRASIPMDADHVELVKRTMASVALPSLGVPLWAQEISDDQWKDMVQHTLQSRQSSAGLWLTRRSNI
- the mea1 gene encoding male-enhanced antigen 1 isoform X2 produces the protein MEVCSSAMGPERVLPRSEDELGEDERPVDGAVLPTGAVWGGGGEDGAEMELDGEEVEEEEEVSSGGYYYQPLNQEPEGPNSSQHHEDTGEDREEVSHSEQLQQVQHRLEVMGLHLPEAPLSDSEEEDDPEGAAAQRSRASIPMDADHVELVKRTMASVALPSLGVPLWAQEISDDQWKDMVQHTLQSRQSSAGLWLTRRSNI